From Deltaproteobacteria bacterium, the proteins below share one genomic window:
- a CDS encoding metal ABC transporter permease: protein MLEALSFEFMRNALLAGLLAGITCGIIGTFVVVNRIVFISGGIAHAAYGGVGLAFFLGLSPLVGILGFSLFVSFLMAMISLKTRHRADTVIGVLWAVGMGLGVILIDLTPGYNVDLMSYLFGSILTVPASDLWIMLVINILIILIVGYFYHDLVAMSYDEEFAQVRGVPVRVLYFMLMAMIALSVVMIVQVVGLILVIALLTIPPYIAEKFSGSMLQMMIYSILLNLIFSSTGLWLSFTFNLTSGASIIMVAAACFFFVLFLSRFWPKTTKWNSETKAEYLTKNLS from the coding sequence ATGCTGGAAGCCTTAAGTTTTGAATTCATGCGAAACGCCCTGTTGGCTGGTCTGCTGGCCGGTATTACCTGCGGGATCATCGGTACATTCGTCGTTGTCAACCGCATTGTTTTTATCTCCGGCGGCATCGCCCATGCGGCCTACGGCGGGGTCGGTCTGGCTTTTTTCTTAGGATTGTCCCCGCTGGTGGGCATCCTGGGGTTTTCTCTTTTTGTCTCGTTCCTCATGGCCATGATCAGCCTGAAGACAAGACACCGGGCAGACACGGTTATCGGCGTCCTCTGGGCGGTCGGCATGGGCCTGGGCGTGATCTTGATTGATCTGACACCGGGATACAATGTGGACCTGATGAGTTACCTCTTTGGCAGTATTCTGACCGTTCCCGCTTCTGATCTCTGGATAATGCTGGTCATAAATATCCTGATCATCCTGATCGTGGGATACTTCTATCATGATCTGGTAGCCATGTCCTACGACGAGGAATTCGCCCAGGTTCGAGGCGTTCCGGTCAGAGTGCTCTATTTCATGCTCATGGCCATGATCGCTCTTTCCGTGGTCATGATTGTTCAGGTCGTTGGGCTGATTCTAGTCATCGCCCTTTTGACCATCCCGCCTTATATTGCGGAAAAGTTTTCCGGATCAATGCTTCAAATGATGATTTATTCCATCCTCCTTAACCTGATTTTTTCCTCGACCGGACTCTGGCTCTCCTTTACCTTCAACCTGACCTCTGGGGCCTCAATCATCATGGTCGCGGCCGCGTGCTTCTTTTTCGTTTTGTTTTTGAGCCGTTTTTGGCCCAAGACAACCAAATGGAATTCTGAAACTAAAGCCGAATACTTGACTAAAAATCTTTCATGA
- a CDS encoding sigma-54-dependent Fis family transcriptional regulator has translation MISFSLYVIDDEQTIREGITMALESDYQVETFPAAEEAIEAIKNNPPDLVLLDIGLPGMNGIDALREIKALDPEIVIIMITAYEDINTVVSAMKLGAYDYVVKPIYMDGLEVTIQNALETVKLRKEVKLLQETYLEENVPCFIGESNVIQNTMEFIKKVAQSPDTPILILGETGTGKELIASAIHYRSPNFKGPLTVVNCAAIPKDLIASELFGYEKGAFSGASATGKKGLIEDAANGTLFLDEVGDLSLEAQAELLRFLEGGEFYRVGGTKKLKIKTRVVSATNKNIDTMMDQGLFRKDLFFRLGVVKVKVPSLNERRDDILPLAKYFLYEFNKKFSKTFTDISPEAIRALENYNWTGNVREIKNLIERGVLTGPGPELTIQDLELEGVNKGEMVEPVREKPEFPPIPPAGIDISSIQKSMEKFYIEEALRMAKGNESKAAKLLNINHHTFRYRKKKLGID, from the coding sequence ATGATTTCCTTCTCCTTATATGTTATTGACGATGAACAGACTATCAGGGAAGGCATAACCATGGCCCTTGAGTCAGATTATCAGGTGGAGACCTTTCCCGCAGCCGAAGAGGCGATTGAAGCCATCAAAAACAATCCGCCTGACCTGGTTCTGCTCGACATTGGATTGCCAGGCATGAATGGGATTGATGCGCTTCGTGAAATCAAGGCCCTGGATCCTGAGATTGTGATCATCATGATCACCGCCTATGAAGACATCAACACCGTGGTCTCCGCCATGAAACTTGGCGCTTATGATTATGTGGTAAAACCTATCTATATGGATGGCTTGGAGGTGACCATTCAGAATGCCCTCGAAACCGTCAAGCTGAGGAAGGAGGTCAAGCTCCTCCAGGAAACATACCTTGAAGAGAACGTCCCTTGCTTCATCGGGGAAAGCAACGTCATCCAGAACACGATGGAGTTTATAAAGAAGGTCGCTCAAAGCCCGGACACCCCGATTCTTATTCTCGGTGAGACTGGTACAGGTAAAGAACTGATTGCCAGCGCCATTCATTACAGGAGCCCCAATTTCAAGGGCCCTTTAACCGTGGTGAATTGTGCCGCCATCCCAAAAGATCTTATCGCAAGCGAACTCTTCGGGTATGAAAAGGGAGCCTTTAGCGGGGCAAGCGCTACAGGTAAAAAAGGATTGATAGAAGATGCGGCTAATGGGACTCTGTTTCTCGATGAAGTAGGTGATTTGAGTTTAGAGGCCCAGGCAGAGCTTCTCCGATTCCTCGAAGGCGGTGAATTTTATAGAGTTGGCGGAACAAAAAAGTTAAAAATCAAAACCAGAGTGGTCTCAGCGACTAATAAGAATATAGACACCATGATGGACCAAGGTCTGTTCAGAAAAGACCTTTTTTTCCGGTTAGGCGTGGTGAAGGTGAAAGTTCCCTCGCTCAATGAGCGACGGGATGATATTCTTCCTCTGGCCAAATATTTCTTATATGAGTTCAATAAAAAATTTTCAAAAACATTTACAGATATTTCTCCCGAGGCAATACGTGCCTTGGAAAACTACAACTGGACTGGTAATGTGCGTGAAATAAAAAACCTTATTGAAAGAGGAGTGCTGACCGGCCCAGGGCCAGAGCTGACAATCCAAGACCTTGAGCTAGAAGGAGTGAATAAAGGTGAAATGGTGGAGCCAGTTAGGGAGAAACCTGAGTTCCCGCCCATTCCCCCAGCAGGTATTGACATATCCTCCATTCAGAAATCAATGGAAAAGTTCTATATCGAGGAGGCCCTCAGGATGGCTAAGGGAAACGAAAGTAAGGCCGCAAAACTTCTAAATATAAACCACCACACCTTTCGTTACCGCAAAAAAAAATTAGGGATAGATTAA
- a CDS encoding cation:proton antiporter has translation MHDSARIIITLGALFLLGLATDLIGRRTRLPRVTLLLIFGFVIGPSGLHLLSPEDEPWFSVVTNLALVMIGFLLGEKFTLSALRQHGKLVLWFSVSEVVMTVSVVLVGLLLIGVRVEIALLLAGIAAATDPAATIDVVYETKSDGLFTRTLLGIVAVDDVWGLIVFSLLLTAAQAFGGHSEGLATLLTGAWEIGGAILVGVGLGLPMAFLTGRIRPGEPTLVEALGLVFLCGGVAMWLDVSFLLASMVLGAVVANLAHHHSRPFHAIEGIEWPFMILFFVLAGASLQAGSLSQIGLLGLAYIIFRIIGRFVGSVSGGVLSQADPPFKRWMGMALMPQAGIALGMALLAVERRPDLGEIILPVVIASTVLFEIIGPLLTRISLVSLKEVGTGPARNSS, from the coding sequence ATGCATGATTCGGCTAGAATAATCATTACTTTAGGTGCGTTATTTCTTTTAGGACTTGCGACTGATCTGATCGGCCGCCGCACTCGATTGCCTCGTGTTACGCTCCTGTTGATTTTTGGTTTCGTGATTGGCCCCTCTGGCTTACACCTGTTGTCTCCAGAAGACGAGCCGTGGTTTTCTGTAGTGACGAACCTGGCCCTGGTCATGATCGGCTTTCTCCTGGGAGAGAAATTTACACTTTCCGCCTTGCGCCAGCATGGCAAACTGGTGCTTTGGTTTTCTGTTTCTGAGGTAGTGATGACGGTCTCGGTGGTCCTGGTCGGTCTGCTCTTGATTGGGGTGCGGGTAGAGATCGCTTTGCTGCTTGCAGGAATCGCTGCAGCCACTGATCCGGCGGCCACGATTGACGTTGTTTACGAAACCAAATCAGATGGTCTGTTCACGCGCACCCTGCTTGGTATTGTAGCCGTTGATGACGTCTGGGGCCTGATTGTTTTCAGCCTCCTGCTTACCGCGGCCCAGGCCTTCGGTGGACATAGTGAAGGCCTGGCCACATTGCTGACCGGTGCCTGGGAGATTGGCGGTGCTATTCTTGTCGGTGTCGGCCTGGGCCTCCCCATGGCCTTCCTGACCGGCCGGATTCGGCCGGGAGAACCCACCTTGGTTGAGGCGCTGGGTTTGGTTTTTTTATGCGGCGGAGTCGCAATGTGGCTTGATGTTTCATTTTTACTGGCCTCGATGGTTCTGGGGGCCGTGGTTGCAAATCTGGCCCACCATCATTCGCGTCCTTTCCATGCCATTGAAGGTATTGAATGGCCTTTTATGATCCTGTTTTTCGTCTTGGCAGGAGCTTCGCTCCAGGCTGGATCGCTCTCGCAGATCGGCTTGCTCGGATTGGCCTATATTATCTTTCGGATTATAGGACGTTTTGTTGGTTCTGTGAGCGGGGGAGTTCTGAGTCAGGCCGACCCGCCATTTAAGCGATGGATGGGAATGGCCTTGATGCCTCAGGCCGGAATCGCCCTGGGCATGGCCCTTCTTGCAGTTGAACGACGTCCAGACCTAGGTGAGATAATCCTCCCTGTTGTCATAGCCTCAACGGTTCTGTTCGAAATAATCGGGCCGTTGTTGACGAGAATTTCACTCGTTTCCCTAAAAGAGGTCGGAACCGGCCCCGCCCGAAACTCGAGTTAG
- a CDS encoding universal stress protein: MTKFNKILFPVDLSEASAHIVSYVQDMADKFEAEIHVVFVAHVTGYYVSIDMPYAYMSDFESEIVKGAEKKLEEFIAASFKDYPVKVKVVSGYPAEEILKYAQSQDIDLIIMGTHGRRMIKRIVFGSVANHVVQKSPIPVLTINPYRMSTEEAAASSED, encoded by the coding sequence ATGACGAAATTCAATAAGATATTGTTTCCTGTGGATCTTTCTGAGGCTTCAGCTCATATCGTTTCTTATGTTCAAGATATGGCCGATAAGTTCGAAGCGGAAATTCATGTTGTTTTTGTGGCGCATGTCACCGGATACTACGTCAGTATTGATATGCCTTACGCCTATATGAGCGACTTTGAATCTGAAATTGTAAAAGGCGCTGAAAAAAAGCTTGAAGAATTCATAGCCGCCAGTTTCAAAGATTATCCGGTCAAGGTCAAGGTCGTCTCTGGATATCCTGCCGAGGAGATTCTGAAATACGCTCAGTCACAAGACATTGATCTTATCATCATGGGTACTCACGGCCGAAGGATGATCAAGCGAATTGTATTCGGGAGTGTTGCAAATCATGTTGTTCAAAAATCCCCAATTCCTGTTCTGACTATAAATCCCTACAGGATGTCAACTGAGGAGGCTGCTGCCAGTAGCGAAGACTAA
- a CDS encoding sigma 54-interacting transcriptional regulator: MIKTCWTPFVAVNCGALPDTLLESELFGHVKGAFTGAISDRPGMFREAQGGVLFLDEVGDISASLQVKLSRALEEKEVRPVGSSRYDPQCRQ, encoded by the coding sequence ATCATAAAGACCTGTTGGACTCCTTTTGTGGCGGTCAACTGCGGCGCCCTGCCTGATACGCTTCTGGAGTCCGAGCTGTTCGGGCACGTAAAGGGCGCCTTCACCGGAGCGATTTCAGATCGTCCGGGCATGTTTCGAGAAGCTCAAGGTGGCGTGCTTTTCCTTGATGAAGTGGGTGATATCAGCGCTTCACTACAGGTAAAGCTCTCACGGGCCCTTGAGGAAAAAGAGGTCCGTCCCGTGGGGAGCAGCCGTTATGATCCACAATGCCGGCAGTAA
- a CDS encoding PAS domain S-box protein has protein sequence MPRLIIGVLSFLLGAVVFGLLYTLQRIVVEAPLVLKGYVTPVLLGGCFGLIIGLWSLRLRQDQRKIRHLNLSLRAVRNVDQFLAKEKDRSRLLQGICDILIENRGYYNVWIALLDEAGKLVEAAAAGLGQNFLPMVEQLRRGELTDCARLALAQSEVVCIENPISTCTNCPLALNYAGRAAMTLRLAYEEKIYGLLSASIPREFISEEEERELLKDVGEDVASALRNFELEKDRKRTKEAVNQLAAIVESSDDAIIGKTLDGVIQTWNTGAEKIYGYSAEEIMGKPISILVPPKHSDELPQVLSKISQGGKVDRFETIRARKDGTLLPVSLTISPIRDAEGKVVGTSTVARDITERKRAEEALRDTVYKLNERVKELNCLFAISRLVERPGISLGEMLQGVVYLIPPALEFPDIACARVTLEGLEARTRNFKETPWKLASDVMVHGELSGVLEIFYLEERLGNKGRTFLDEEKSLLNAIAGRLGRIIEREKAEAAVRMREKSLRDLVDNSLTGIFIVQDGKIVYENPEQKRLFGDLPESFNLADFENFHPDDVEKVKQFFQRVISGEAKTLDADFRFYPAGKMGSKPDMKWVDCRASLIEYQGREATLFNMMDMSRAKELENLLTIKDRMSSLGRIAAGIAHEIRNPLSGINIYLNTLEKIYEKAENLEKVPKILKQIQSASSKIESVIKRVMDFSKPSEPKFVLADINHPIEEAVNLSSVSLRRSGITIEKALAENLPKCHMDPHLIEAVVLNLVTNAAEAMKNIDGIRKIGVTSSIEDDHIIVKVSDSGPGVPLNLRNKIFDPFYTTKTDSTGIGLSLNQRIITDHGGSLGVSTSKWGGAEFIIEIPVKRAL, from the coding sequence ATGCCAAGGTTGATCATCGGAGTCCTATCATTTTTACTTGGAGCAGTTGTGTTTGGCCTGCTTTACACCTTGCAAAGAATCGTGGTGGAGGCTCCTCTCGTTTTAAAAGGTTACGTTACTCCCGTCCTTTTGGGTGGATGTTTCGGCTTGATCATTGGGTTGTGGAGCTTGAGGCTCAGGCAGGACCAAAGGAAGATAAGGCACCTTAATCTTTCACTGCGGGCTGTACGGAATGTTGACCAGTTTTTGGCCAAGGAAAAAGATCGCTCCAGGCTGCTTCAAGGCATCTGCGATATCCTTATAGAAAATCGAGGGTATTACAACGTTTGGATTGCTTTGTTGGATGAGGCCGGGAAACTGGTTGAGGCTGCCGCGGCCGGGCTAGGTCAGAATTTTTTGCCTATGGTCGAACAGTTGAGGCGTGGTGAATTAACTGACTGCGCGCGTTTAGCGCTGGCTCAATCTGAGGTAGTCTGCATCGAAAATCCAATCTCCACCTGCACGAACTGCCCCTTAGCCTTAAACTACGCTGGCCGGGCGGCCATGACTCTTCGGCTGGCCTACGAAGAAAAAATCTATGGTCTTTTGAGTGCGTCCATTCCAAGGGAATTCATATCAGAAGAGGAAGAGCGAGAGCTTTTAAAGGATGTTGGTGAAGATGTTGCCTCTGCCTTGCGTAATTTCGAACTGGAGAAAGATCGCAAACGAACAAAGGAGGCGGTGAACCAGTTAGCCGCCATTGTGGAATCCTCTGACGACGCCATCATCGGCAAGACGTTGGACGGCGTTATACAAACCTGGAATACTGGTGCGGAAAAGATTTACGGTTACTCGGCTGAAGAGATCATGGGGAAACCCATTTCTATCCTGGTTCCTCCCAAGCATTCTGATGAATTACCGCAGGTTCTGTCGAAAATCAGTCAGGGGGGGAAAGTGGATCGCTTTGAAACCATTCGCGCCCGGAAAGACGGAACACTGCTACCTGTCTCCTTGACCATATCTCCGATCAGAGATGCAGAAGGCAAGGTTGTTGGGACTTCCACGGTGGCCCGGGACATCACGGAACGCAAGCGGGCGGAAGAAGCGCTGCGGGACACGGTTTACAAGCTTAACGAGCGTGTCAAGGAGCTGAATTGTCTCTTTGCCATTTCTCGCTTAGTTGAAAGACCGGGGATTTCTCTCGGGGAGATGCTTCAGGGAGTTGTTTACCTTATTCCTCCTGCCTTGGAGTTTCCAGATATAGCGTGTGCCCGGGTCACCCTGGAAGGTCTGGAAGCAAGGACCAGGAATTTTAAGGAAACTCCTTGGAAGCTGGCTTCTGACGTTATGGTGCATGGTGAGCTGAGCGGTGTTCTGGAGATTTTTTACCTGGAAGAAAGACTGGGGAACAAGGGAAGAACCTTTCTCGACGAAGAGAAAAGCCTTCTCAACGCTATTGCCGGGCGTCTGGGAAGAATCATTGAAAGGGAGAAGGCAGAGGCGGCGGTGCGGATGCGCGAGAAGAGTTTGCGTGATTTGGTGGATAATTCATTAACAGGCATCTTTATCGTTCAGGATGGAAAGATCGTTTACGAGAATCCAGAACAAAAAAGGCTGTTCGGCGATTTGCCTGAATCATTTAACCTTGCAGATTTTGAAAATTTTCATCCGGATGACGTCGAAAAGGTCAAGCAGTTTTTTCAGCGTGTCATTTCCGGGGAAGCCAAGACTTTAGACGCGGATTTCAGGTTTTATCCTGCAGGCAAAATGGGTAGTAAGCCTGATATGAAATGGGTTGATTGCCGGGCTAGCCTGATTGAATATCAAGGCAGGGAAGCGACCCTGTTCAACATGATGGATATGAGTCGGGCCAAGGAGCTGGAAAACCTTCTAACGATAAAAGATAGAATGTCTTCCCTGGGGCGTATTGCCGCTGGCATCGCTCATGAGATAAGGAATCCCCTCTCAGGGATCAACATCTATTTGAACACACTGGAAAAGATTTACGAAAAAGCGGAAAATCTGGAAAAGGTGCCAAAAATTCTGAAACAAATTCAATCCGCTTCCAGCAAGATCGAGTCCGTTATCAAAAGGGTCATGGATTTTTCCAAACCGAGTGAACCTAAATTTGTTTTAGCAGATATCAATCATCCTATCGAAGAAGCCGTTAACCTCTCCTCGGTAAGCTTACGGAGAAGCGGGATTACGATTGAGAAAGCCTTGGCTGAGAACCTGCCCAAGTGCCACATGGATCCACACCTGATCGAAGCGGTGGTTTTAAACCTGGTTACTAATGCCGCTGAAGCCATGAAAAATATAGATGGCATTAGAAAAATAGGAGTGACCTCGTCTATTGAAGATGACCATATTATCGTGAAGGTCTCTGATTCAGGTCCGGGTGTGCCATTAAATCTGAGGAATAAAATTTTTGATCCTTTTTATACCACCAAGACAGACAGCACAGGGATAGGCCTCAGCCTCAATCAAAGAATTATTACTGACCACGGCGGATCTTTGGGAGTATCTACCAGTAAGTGGGGCGGGGCTGAATTCATCATTGAAATTCCAGTTAAAAGGGCCCTTTAA
- a CDS encoding AAA family ATPase, with protein sequence MAEISKQLKIPQPDPNFFILRDHKKNLDRFEKMSEKHPVNILTTGNQGCGKSSLVRQFAYIYQRPLVTFQIGLLLESGQLFGQQRLKGGETYYQEFLFPKAIQTPGCIIHLEEINRSESPYALNELFSVLSEDRSIWIDELGFVEVAPRVIFFATMNEGDDFTGTEELDAALKDRFYHIHLEYLPPDVEKEVLVRKIGLDESKADRILRVVNSIRNNDEHGMSISIRHSLMIAELVSLGASLKEAMIYSLHLSKDTLESTLLAVHVETQEFEGKEDEYILFLPQG encoded by the coding sequence ATGGCTGAAATATCGAAGCAGTTGAAAATCCCTCAGCCTGATCCGAACTTTTTTATTTTGAGGGATCACAAGAAAAATTTGGATAGATTTGAAAAGATGTCGGAAAAGCATCCGGTAAATATACTTACAACCGGGAACCAAGGATGCGGCAAATCATCGCTTGTGAGGCAATTTGCCTATATCTATCAGAGGCCCCTGGTTACCTTTCAAATTGGGCTTCTGCTTGAGTCCGGCCAGCTCTTTGGTCAGCAAAGACTGAAAGGGGGCGAGACTTATTACCAGGAATTTTTATTTCCCAAAGCCATCCAGACGCCGGGTTGCATCATCCATCTGGAAGAGATAAACCGGTCAGAGAGCCCTTATGCCTTAAACGAACTTTTTTCCGTTCTGTCTGAAGATCGAAGCATCTGGATAGATGAACTGGGTTTTGTGGAGGTGGCCCCACGCGTCATCTTTTTCGCCACGATGAATGAGGGTGACGACTTCACAGGGACCGAGGAACTGGATGCGGCCTTAAAGGACAGGTTTTATCACATTCATCTCGAATACCTTCCCCCTGATGTGGAGAAGGAGGTTTTGGTCCGAAAAATCGGCTTGGATGAATCAAAGGCCGACCGCATTCTAAGAGTAGTAAATAGCATCAGAAACAATGATGAGCATGGGATGAGCATCTCGATAAGACACAGCTTGATGATCGCAGAGCTTGTCTCCCTGGGGGCGTCTTTAAAAGAAGCGATGATTTACAGTCTTCATTTATCAAAGGATACTCTGGAATCAACGCTCCTGGCCGTGCATGTCGAAACTCAAGAATTTGAGGGAAAAGAGGATGAGTATATCCTGTTTCTCCCGCAAGGGTGA
- a CDS encoding transcriptional repressor, protein MNVSVDFAELLDICGIPATPHRLAVLKVISESPSPVRAQDILEKLHKTKNINKVTVYRILDLFVEKHLVERISSGDRSFRYGLATQVHGRPHAHFYCTTCGTMECLSPEDLKIDTRRLNRAFPGAIKKFEIRLDGTCSNCLKSY, encoded by the coding sequence ATGAACGTCAGCGTTGATTTCGCAGAGTTGCTTGATATTTGCGGTATACCTGCCACGCCGCATCGTTTGGCGGTTCTTAAGGTAATTTCTGAAAGCCCGTCTCCGGTGCGGGCCCAGGATATCCTGGAAAAGCTTCATAAAACCAAAAACATCAACAAGGTCACTGTTTATCGTATCCTGGATTTGTTTGTGGAGAAGCATCTTGTGGAGCGTATCAGCTCCGGAGACCGATCATTTCGATATGGGCTGGCCACACAGGTCCACGGCCGGCCTCACGCCCATTTCTACTGCACAACCTGCGGCACCATGGAGTGCTTGAGTCCGGAAGATTTAAAGATAGACACCAGGCGGCTAAACCGTGCCTTCCCAGGGGCGATTAAAAAATTCGAAATCCGCCTGGACGGGACCTGCAGTAACTGCCTTAAGAGCTATTAA
- a CDS encoding zinc ABC transporter substrate-binding protein, which translates to MKRLITSGISLAFLLCAGYAHADSMKVFVSIVPQKYFVQKIGGDLVDVAVMVEPGASPATYEPKPAQMAALSKARVYFAIGAPFEKVWLEKIAAINPRMQVVHTEEGIKKRTMKGHGHSRGGIKDPHVWLSPPAVRILAGNIFKALYALDPVNAMVYEANFHKFIAEIEEIHTELKSILNGHVGMQFMVFHPAWGYFADAYGLKQLPIEIEGKEPKPAQLMALIEHARKRGVRIIFVQPHFSIKSAEIIAREIGGQVVFADPLAENWADNLRKQAKKIRTALK; encoded by the coding sequence ATGAAACGGCTCATCACGTCCGGGATATCATTGGCCTTTCTGCTTTGCGCTGGATATGCCCATGCGGATTCGATGAAGGTTTTCGTGAGCATCGTGCCTCAGAAGTATTTTGTACAAAAAATTGGTGGGGACCTGGTTGATGTTGCCGTTATGGTTGAACCCGGCGCCAGTCCGGCCACGTATGAACCCAAACCAGCCCAGATGGCCGCCCTGTCCAAGGCCAGGGTTTATTTTGCCATCGGGGCGCCTTTTGAGAAGGTCTGGCTGGAAAAGATTGCCGCGATCAATCCCAGGATGCAGGTCGTGCATACGGAAGAAGGGATAAAGAAACGCACCATGAAAGGCCATGGTCATTCTCGTGGCGGCATTAAAGATCCCCATGTCTGGCTTTCGCCCCCGGCGGTCAGAATTCTAGCTGGCAATATCTTTAAAGCCCTGTATGCCCTTGATCCGGTCAACGCCATGGTCTACGAGGCCAACTTCCATAAATTCATCGCAGAAATTGAAGAAATTCATACCGAACTGAAATCCATACTTAACGGGCATGTAGGCATGCAATTCATGGTTTTTCATCCGGCCTGGGGATACTTTGCTGACGCTTACGGACTGAAACAGCTCCCCATCGAGATAGAAGGCAAAGAACCAAAACCCGCTCAGCTGATGGCATTGATCGAACACGCCAGAAAACGCGGCGTCAGGATCATCTTTGTGCAGCCTCATTTTTCCATTAAAAGCGCTGAAATCATTGCCAGGGAGATCGGCGGGCAGGTGGTTTTCGCCGATCCTTTGGCAGAAAATTGGGCGGATAATTTACGGAAGCAGGCCAAAAAAATCAGAACCGCTCTGAAATAG
- a CDS encoding metal ABC transporter ATP-binding protein, protein MDTPIIEVNNVWFSYNGAPVLKDVHLRVHREDFLAIIGPNGGGKTTLVKLMLGLLEPDQGTIRVLDVSPREVSPRTGYMPQDIGINQSIPMTVMQVVLMGTMRGGGGWRRFSKADLRAAQETLEHIDMWEHRKQRIGELSGGQRQRVLLARAMVGQPELLFLDEPTASIDTKGQTDFYEFLKELNKTTTIVVVSHDFMVLSSYIKSIACVNEKLFFHDRPELTKDMLEMAYHCPVELIAHGMPHRVLHIHEDE, encoded by the coding sequence ATGGATACCCCGATTATAGAAGTCAATAATGTCTGGTTTTCTTACAATGGAGCGCCGGTTCTTAAAGACGTTCATCTCCGGGTTCACCGGGAGGATTTTTTAGCCATTATTGGGCCGAACGGCGGCGGCAAGACCACCTTGGTCAAGCTAATGCTCGGCCTGCTGGAACCTGATCAGGGGACCATCCGGGTGTTAGACGTTTCTCCCAGGGAAGTCTCCCCCCGAACCGGGTACATGCCTCAGGACATTGGTATCAACCAGAGTATTCCGATGACCGTAATGCAGGTCGTTCTCATGGGTACAATGCGGGGCGGCGGCGGCTGGCGCCGGTTTTCCAAGGCCGATCTCAGGGCCGCTCAGGAAACCCTTGAACATATTGATATGTGGGAACACCGCAAACAGCGCATCGGTGAGCTGTCCGGCGGGCAAAGACAGCGGGTGCTGCTGGCCAGAGCCATGGTCGGTCAGCCGGAACTGCTTTTTTTGGACGAACCGACGGCCAGTATAGATACGAAAGGGCAGACGGATTTTTATGAGTTTCTGAAAGAACTCAACAAGACGACCACTATCGTGGTGGTCAGTCACGATTTCATGGTGCTTTCAAGCTATATCAAATCCATAGCCTGTGTTAATGAAAAGCTTTTCTTTCATGATCGCCCGGAACTCACCAAGGATATGCTGGAAATGGCTTACCACTGCCCGGTGGAGTTGATAGCCCACGGTATGCCTCATCGCGTTTTGCATATCCATGAGGACGAATGA